From the genome of Proteus vulgaris, one region includes:
- the proW gene encoding glycine betaine/L-proline ABC transporter permease ProW, with protein MSNTTNQDTVLDTNIQETATSETAQETTHSVNDDPWATTDASTTESDPWSSADSSSADADPWGAGSGSDTIDTSSAGSDWLDATPTDVAPDSFNLMDPFHNTLIPLDSWVTDAIDWIVLHFRPVFQGIRVPVDFVLSGFENFLTSMPAPVAIILFSLIAWQLSGKVMGITSFISLILIGAIGAWSEAMVTLALVLTSLLFCLIIGLPLGIWLANSDKASKIVRPLLDAMQTTPAFVYLVPIVMLFGIGNVPGVVVTIIFALPPIVRLTILGIKQVPEDLIEAAQSFGANPRQMLFKVQLPLAMPTIMAGVNQTLMLALSMVVIASMIAVGGLGQMVLRGIGRLDMGLAAVGGAGIVILAIILDRLTQSLGQNSRHKGNRCWYMTGPIGLICRLFGKKAS; from the coding sequence ATGAGTAATACAACAAATCAAGATACGGTTTTAGATACAAATATCCAAGAAACCGCAACAAGCGAGACAGCTCAGGAGACAACCCATAGCGTAAATGATGATCCTTGGGCTACAACCGATGCCAGTACAACAGAAAGTGATCCTTGGAGCAGTGCTGACAGTTCATCGGCAGATGCCGATCCATGGGGAGCTGGCAGTGGTAGCGACACTATTGATACATCATCCGCAGGGAGTGATTGGCTAGATGCAACACCTACTGATGTTGCGCCAGACTCTTTTAATCTTATGGACCCCTTTCATAATACACTGATCCCTTTGGATTCGTGGGTTACCGACGCAATTGATTGGATAGTATTGCACTTTCGTCCTGTGTTCCAAGGTATTCGAGTCCCCGTTGATTTTGTGTTAAGTGGCTTTGAGAATTTCTTAACCTCAATGCCAGCACCTGTTGCCATTATTCTATTTTCACTGATTGCATGGCAACTCTCAGGCAAAGTGATGGGCATCACCTCGTTTATTTCATTGATATTAATTGGTGCGATTGGCGCTTGGTCTGAAGCAATGGTTACGCTTGCTTTAGTACTAACTTCGTTACTGTTCTGTCTGATAATTGGACTTCCCTTGGGGATATGGCTTGCCAATAGTGATAAGGCATCAAAAATTGTTCGGCCTTTACTTGACGCAATGCAAACTACCCCTGCATTCGTTTACTTAGTGCCTATTGTAATGCTATTTGGGATTGGTAATGTGCCAGGTGTTGTAGTCACTATTATTTTTGCTTTGCCGCCTATTGTGAGACTGACCATTTTAGGGATCAAACAAGTTCCTGAAGATTTAATTGAAGCAGCTCAATCATTTGGGGCAAATCCACGACAAATGTTGTTTAAAGTGCAGTTACCACTCGCCATGCCAACAATTATGGCTGGTGTAAACCAAACCTTGATGTTAGCGCTTTCAATGGTTGTTATTGCGTCAATGATAGCCGTTGGTGGATTAGGTCAAATGGTATTACGTGGTATTGGTCGCCTTGATATGGGACTTGCTGCTGTAGGGGGTGCCGGTATTGTTATTCTCGCGATTATTCTTGACCGATTAACGCAATCCTTGGGGCAGAATAGTCGTCATAAAGGCAATCGATGCTGGTATATGACAGGCCCTATTGGCTTAATTTGCCGACTATTTGGCAAAAAAGCATCGTAA
- the proV gene encoding glycine betaine/L-proline ABC transporter ATP-binding protein ProV, translating into MAIKLEVKNLYKVFGEHPKRAFELLKSGMNKDQIFDKTGLTVGVQNANLAIEEGEIFVIMGLSGSGKSTLVRLLNRLISPTKGEVLIDGENIATMSDKELRQVRRKKISMVFQSFALMPHMNVLDNTAFGMDLAGLSKDERYKKAMDALEQVNLGSYANSWPDELSGGMRQRIGLARALANDPDILLMDEAFSALDPLIRTEMQDELLSLQGDKQRTIVFISHDLDEAMRIGDRIAIMQGGVVVQIGTPDEILNNPANDYVRTFFRGVDISHVFSAKDIAKRRPETLLHVAPGFGPRSALKVLEDEDRNFGYLIERGRKFIGIVSVNSLEEALKNKQPIESAILSEPCAINGDTPLNELISTVAQSPCAIPVIDEKNRYIGLISKGMLLQALDKETPNE; encoded by the coding sequence ATGGCAATTAAACTCGAAGTGAAAAATCTCTATAAAGTATTTGGCGAGCACCCCAAACGAGCCTTTGAATTATTAAAATCGGGTATGAATAAAGATCAGATTTTTGATAAAACAGGTTTAACCGTTGGTGTTCAAAATGCAAATCTGGCAATTGAAGAAGGCGAAATATTTGTCATCATGGGATTATCTGGCTCAGGTAAATCCACCCTAGTCCGCCTTCTCAATCGTCTGATCTCTCCTACAAAGGGAGAGGTGCTTATTGATGGTGAAAATATTGCCACCATGTCTGATAAAGAATTACGACAAGTTCGACGTAAAAAAATCAGTATGGTGTTTCAGTCATTCGCCTTAATGCCACATATGAATGTGCTTGATAACACAGCTTTCGGAATGGATCTTGCTGGATTAAGCAAAGACGAACGTTATAAAAAAGCAATGGATGCGTTAGAGCAAGTCAATCTTGGTAGCTACGCAAACTCTTGGCCTGATGAGCTTTCTGGTGGGATGCGTCAACGTATTGGTCTAGCTCGTGCACTTGCCAATGATCCCGATATCTTGTTAATGGACGAGGCCTTTTCAGCACTTGACCCATTAATTAGAACTGAAATGCAAGATGAGTTATTGAGCTTACAAGGCGATAAACAGCGTACTATTGTGTTTATTTCTCATGATCTTGATGAAGCCATGCGTATTGGTGATCGTATTGCCATTATGCAAGGTGGGGTCGTCGTCCAAATCGGCACACCTGATGAAATACTAAATAATCCAGCTAATGATTATGTACGCACATTCTTCCGTGGGGTTGATATTAGCCATGTATTTAGTGCAAAAGATATTGCCAAACGTCGCCCTGAAACCTTATTACATGTTGCTCCCGGTTTCGGCCCTCGCTCAGCATTAAAAGTGCTTGAAGATGAAGATAGAAATTTTGGTTATCTCATTGAACGAGGTAGGAAGTTTATTGGTATTGTTTCTGTGAACTCTCTTGAAGAGGCTCTAAAAAATAAACAACCTATTGAATCAGCCATTTTATCCGAACCTTGCGCTATAAATGGTGATACACCATTAAATGAGCTGATTTCAACTGTTGCACAATCTCCCTGTGCTATTCCTGTTATTGATGAAAAAAACCGCTATATCGGTTTAATTTCTAAAGGAATGTTACTACAAGCACTGGATAAGGAGACGCCAAATGAGTAA
- the nrdF gene encoding class 1b ribonucleoside-diphosphate reductase subunit beta produces the protein MSSPLLSHVNAINWNRIEDEKDLEVWNRLTMNFWLPEKIPLSNDIPSWNTLTQAEKQLTIRVFTGLTLLDTIQNTVGAPTLMPDALTPHEEAVLSNICFMEAVHARSYSSIFSTLCLTTDVDEAYRWSEENPYLQKKADIILRYYQDSDPLKKKIASVFLESFLFYSGFYLPMYWSSRGKLTNTADLIRLIIRDEAVHGYYIGYKFQNQLLNKSELEKQDIKDFAFSLLLDLYDNEVKYTEDLYDTVGWTEDVKKFLHYNANKALMNLGYEALFPDEITDVSAAILSSLSPDANENHDFFSGSGSSYVIGKTINTEDDDWDF, from the coding sequence ATGTCATCACCTTTATTAAGTCATGTTAATGCGATTAACTGGAATCGTATTGAAGACGAAAAAGATTTAGAGGTTTGGAACCGTTTAACCATGAATTTTTGGTTACCTGAAAAAATTCCACTCTCTAATGACATTCCTTCATGGAACACATTAACTCAAGCCGAAAAGCAGCTCACTATTCGTGTTTTTACTGGGTTAACGTTACTGGACACAATCCAAAATACAGTAGGCGCGCCAACATTGATGCCCGATGCATTGACGCCACATGAAGAGGCGGTGTTATCCAACATCTGTTTTATGGAAGCTGTTCATGCTCGCTCTTACAGTTCGATATTTTCCACACTCTGCTTAACAACAGATGTTGATGAGGCATATCGTTGGAGTGAGGAAAACCCTTACCTGCAAAAGAAAGCAGATATTATTCTGCGCTATTATCAAGACAGCGATCCTTTAAAGAAAAAAATTGCCAGTGTATTTTTAGAATCTTTTTTATTTTATTCTGGATTCTATTTACCTATGTATTGGTCAAGCAGAGGAAAATTAACCAATACAGCCGATTTAATTCGTCTCATTATTCGTGATGAAGCCGTTCATGGTTATTATATTGGCTATAAATTTCAAAACCAGTTATTAAATAAATCTGAATTAGAGAAACAAGATATTAAAGATTTTGCATTCTCATTATTATTGGATTTATATGACAATGAAGTTAAATATACTGAAGATCTTTATGATACTGTTGGTTGGACAGAGGATGTAAAAAAATTCCTTCATTATAATGCAAATAAAGCATTAATGAATTTAGGTTATGAAGCATTATTCCCTGATGAAATAACAGATGTCAGTGCAGCGATCCTTTCATCATTGTCGCCTGATGCTAATGAAAATCACGATTTCTTTTCTGGCTCAGGTTCATCTTATGTTATTGGAAAAACCATTAATACTGAAGACGATGATTGGGATTTTTAA
- the nrdE gene encoding class 1b ribonucleoside-diphosphate reductase subunit alpha, producing the protein MTQSIEQLDYHALNAMLNLYDEQGNIQFDKDKLATHHFFRQHVNQNTVFFHDLKEKLEFLVQQHYYEAQVLEQYEFAFIKQLFKHAYSKKFRFQSFLGAFKYYTSYTLKTFDGERYLERYEDRVCMVALTLAQGDTNLAIHLVDEIISGRFQPATPTFLNCGKQQRGELVSCFLLRIEDNMESIGRSVNSALQLSKRGGGVAFLLTNLREAGAPIKRIENQSSGVVPVMKMLEDAFSYANQLGARQGAGAVYLHAHHPDIYHFLDTKRENADEKIRIKTLSLGVVIPDITFELAKRNEDMYLFSPYDVERVYGVPMSEISVSEKYSEMVNNAQIRKKKIKAREFFQTLAEIQFESGYPYIMFEDAVNRANPIAGRINMSNLCSEILQVNSASEYHPDLSYRHIGHDISCNLGSMNIAMAMDSPNFAHTVNTAIRALSNVSEMTKIESVPSIEKGNLASHAIGLGQMNLHGYLARERIYYGSEEALDFTNIYFYTVTYYALLASNQLAIEKKQHFKGFENSKYATGEYFNKYVSQQWLPKTQKVHQLFSQSNIHIPTQEDWQTLKHSIMTHGIYNQNLQAIPPTGSISYINHSTSSIHPIAAPIEIRKEGKIGRVYYPAPFMTNENRQYYQDAYEIGAEKIIDTYAEASQHIDQGLSLTLFFSDEATTRDINKAQIYAWRKGIKTLYYIRIRQSALAGTEIKGCVSCAL; encoded by the coding sequence TGATTTAAAAGAAAAACTCGAGTTTTTAGTACAACAACACTATTACGAAGCTCAAGTATTAGAACAATATGAATTTGCCTTTATCAAACAGCTATTCAAACATGCTTATAGCAAAAAATTTCGCTTTCAATCTTTTTTAGGTGCTTTTAAATACTATACCAGTTACACCTTAAAAACCTTTGATGGTGAGCGTTATCTTGAACGCTATGAAGATCGCGTCTGTATGGTAGCGCTTACTCTTGCACAAGGTGATACCAACCTTGCCATTCATCTCGTTGATGAAATTATTAGTGGTCGTTTCCAGCCCGCAACACCAACTTTCCTAAATTGTGGAAAACAACAACGTGGTGAATTGGTTTCCTGCTTTCTATTGCGTATTGAAGATAATATGGAATCTATCGGTCGATCGGTCAATTCTGCATTACAGCTTTCTAAACGTGGCGGCGGCGTTGCATTTTTGCTTACTAATTTACGTGAAGCCGGTGCCCCTATTAAGCGTATAGAAAATCAATCTTCTGGCGTAGTTCCCGTCATGAAAATGCTTGAAGATGCTTTTTCCTATGCAAACCAATTAGGTGCAAGACAAGGCGCTGGCGCTGTTTATCTTCATGCTCACCATCCTGATATCTATCATTTTCTTGATACCAAAAGAGAGAATGCAGATGAAAAAATCCGAATAAAAACTCTCTCTTTAGGCGTTGTTATCCCTGATATCACGTTTGAATTAGCAAAACGTAATGAAGATATGTATCTCTTCTCACCTTATGATGTAGAACGTGTTTATGGCGTACCAATGTCAGAAATCAGTGTTAGCGAAAAATACAGTGAGATGGTGAATAACGCACAAATACGTAAAAAGAAAATTAAAGCGAGAGAGTTCTTTCAAACATTAGCCGAAATTCAATTTGAGTCTGGCTATCCTTATATCATGTTTGAAGATGCGGTAAATCGCGCAAATCCTATCGCAGGTAGAATTAACATGAGCAATCTCTGCTCTGAAATTTTACAAGTCAACAGCGCAAGTGAGTATCACCCAGACTTAAGCTATCGCCATATCGGTCATGATATCAGTTGTAACTTAGGTTCTATGAATATTGCTATGGCAATGGATTCTCCTAACTTTGCACATACCGTCAACACTGCAATTAGGGCATTAAGCAATGTCTCTGAAATGACGAAAATTGAGTCAGTTCCTTCTATTGAAAAAGGTAATCTCGCTTCTCATGCGATTGGTTTAGGACAAATGAATTTGCATGGCTATTTAGCGCGTGAAAGAATTTATTACGGCTCTGAAGAAGCATTAGATTTCACCAATATCTATTTTTATACTGTCACTTATTATGCGTTATTAGCTTCAAACCAATTAGCCATTGAAAAAAAACAACACTTTAAAGGTTTTGAAAACTCAAAATACGCAACAGGTGAATACTTTAATAAGTATGTATCACAACAATGGCTGCCAAAAACACAGAAAGTCCACCAGTTGTTTAGTCAATCGAATATCCATATTCCTACACAAGAAGATTGGCAAACACTCAAGCACTCTATTATGACGCATGGGATCTACAACCAAAACTTACAAGCGATACCACCTACTGGGTCTATTTCCTATATAAATCATTCCACATCAAGCATTCACCCTATTGCAGCACCAATAGAAATTAGAAAAGAAGGCAAGATTGGACGTGTTTATTACCCAGCCCCATTTATGACTAATGAAAATCGCCAATATTATCAAGATGCGTATGAAATTGGGGCAGAAAAGATTATCGATACCTATGCAGAAGCGTCACAACATATCGATCAAGGCTTATCACTGACATTATTCTTTTCAGATGAAGCCACAACTAGAGATATTAACAAAGCACAAATTTATGCTTGGCGTAAAGGAATTAAAACCTTGTATTACATTCGTATCCGACAATCCGCATTAGCAGGCACTGAAATAAAAGGCTGTGTTTCGTGCGCACTTTAA